Proteins encoded by one window of Lasioglossum baleicum chromosome 4, iyLasBale1, whole genome shotgun sequence:
- the LOC143208265 gene encoding uncharacterized protein LOC143208265 has translation MDIARRMNLICLALVMLKLVRARMQGTAESSGEYLQKAMMQLQEFNVPPPVNVYDRLSWANNYNNVADEEKQAVQVQRINMHPRQKYKNQSYHVLLAEKADTLRYDTENLPSHYQPYSSAIAKVQEPEALGFSRAELAAMYQKALERGSTVNLQTLTNALSTGELPQVPQTHVEFPIKSPNYQYYFFPLKSFMSEYKKDHGYKTIPPAVFNSPPAPLSTQSILSSSPLFVAISTFVTMAALFMMSVLFLPRLPAIEALLQSREIQDDFLHLSSAIVNAIDRYNLLESLKGQRVEYMR, from the exons ATGGATATCGCGAGGAGAATGAATCTGATTTGTCTCGCTTTGGTGATGTTGAAACTTGTTCGCGCGAGAATGCAAGGAACCGCTGAGTCCAGCGGCGAGTATCTTCAGAAGGCGATGATGCAGCTGCAAGAGTTCAATGTTCCGCCCCCCGTAAACGTTTACGATCGCCTGTCTTGGGCCAACAACTACAACAATGTGGCCGACGAAGAAAAACAGGCTGTCCAGGTGCAGAGGATCAACATGCATCCACGACAGAAGTATAAAAACCAGAGCTACCATGTTCTCCTCGCCGAGAAGGCAGATACGCTCCGCTACGATACGGAGAATCTTCCCAGTCATTATCAG CCGTACAGTTCCGCCATTGCCAAAGTACAAGAACCGGAAGCGCTCGGGTTCTCGCGGGCCGAGCTGGCTGCTATGTACCAAAAAGCTCTGGAAAGAGGATCGACAGTCAATTTGCAAACGTTGACAAATGCGCTTTCCACTGGAGAGTTGCCTCAAGTACCGCAAActcacgtggagttcccaattaAATCTCCTAATTATCAATATTACTTCTTCCCATTGAAGAGCTTCATGTCGGAGTACAAGAAAGATCACGGCTATAAAACTATA cCTCCAGCCGTGTTCAATAGTCCTCCGGCTCCGTTATCTACTCAATCTATATTGTCATCGAGCCCTCTCTTCGTCGCCATAAGCACCTTCGTCACCATGGCGGCTCTGTTCATGATGAGCGTTTTATTTTTACCGAGGCTTCCTGCGATCGAAGCTCTACTGCAATCCCGGGAGATTCAAGACGACTTTCTTCATTTATCGAGTGCTATTGTGAACGCTATTGATCGGTACAATCTCCTGGAAAGCCTCAAAGGACAGCGCGTCGAGTACATGAGGTAG
- the Wkd gene encoding TBC1 domain family member whacked: MASSGSHNGDADTESNKFEGSKVDRHGFLRRDSSNYSTDSLAKQGIPAEVMLRRERKWIQMLNNWSYFMNTNYRKVRERCRKGIPPSVRLRAWLNLCGGQLLMDTNPNVFEELVERSGDPKYIDDIKKDLHRQFPHHVMFIGEAPGQEELFKVLKAYSILNSKVGYCQAHAPIAAFLLMHMPAVQAFWCLVAICDKYLFGYYSHGMETLLRDGDILFALLKRVSPVAYKHLKKQKMEPIMYMTEWFLCVYTRTLPWESILRVWDMFLCEGVKVIFKVGLVLLKGSLGRASLVKRCPAIYETLEVLRNPPQHIMEEEALVYQIRKLNITEEDFEYEHQRQALKRKAEQAASPANRTERD, encoded by the exons ATGGCGTCCTCAGGATCGCATAATGGGGATGCTGACACTGAGAGCAACAAGTTCGAGGGCTCGAAGGTTGACCGACATGGGTTCCTGCGAAGGGATTCATCCAACTATAGCACGGACAG CCTCGCGAAGCAGGGAATACCAGCGGAGGTAATGCTAAGGAGAGAAAGGAAATGGATACAGATGCTTAACAATTGGAGCTACTTCATGAACACGAACTACCGCAAAGTCAGAGAAAGATGCAGGAAAGGTATTCCGCCGTCTGTGAGACTAAGAGCATGGTTAAACCTGTGCGGCGGTCAATTGTTGATGGACACGAATCCGAATGTGTTCGAGGAACTTGTAGAACGATCTGGTGATCCTAAATACATAGACGATATTAAGAAGGATCTCCATAGGCAATTTCCACATCATGTGATGTTCATCGGCGAGGCTCCCGGCCAGGAGGAATTGTTCAAAGTACTGAAGGCGTATTCCATTTTAAATAGTAAGGTTGGCTATTGCCAAGCTCATGCACCCATCGCAGCATTTTTGCTGATGCACATGCCAGCAGTACAAGCGTTCTGGTGCCTGGTTGCGATATGCGACAAGTATCTCTTCGGGTATTATAGCCATGGGATGGAGACATTGCTCCGTGATGGAGACATCCTGTTCGCCCTTTTGAAGAGAGTGTCTCCTGTCGCTTACAAACACTTG AAGAAGCAGAAGATGGAGCCAATAATGTACATGACTGAATGGTTCTTATGTGTTTATACGCGAACACTGCCATGGGAGAGTATCCTCCGAGTGTGGGATATGTTTCTCTGCGAGGGAGTTAAAGTAATATTTAAAGTAGGATTAGTATTGTTAAAAGGCAGCTTGGGTCGTGCATCACTAGTTAAGCGTTGTCCGGCGATTTATGAAACGCTGGAAGTATTACGGAATCCTCCTCAACACATTATGGAAGAAGAGGCTTTGGTCTACCAG ATCAGGAAGTTGAATATAACCGAAGAAGACTTCGAGTACGAGCACCAACGTCAAGCATTGAAGCGGAAAGCAGAGCAAGCAGCTTCTCCTGCTAATCGAACAGAGAGAGACTGa